From Colias croceus chromosome Z, ilColCroc2.1:
TCATTCAGAAATGATGTGTACTACATGCCCTTAACGGATCTACATCGACTTTccctgtaaccctgtatatataatttatttttctcctagaaaattaaaatgcaattaaaggtgtaataaatgtattaaaattgtgtACAACATGAAGCTACATACtgtaaatatacatacataaacttcACATtccatcatcataatattatctggtGCTGTATCTGATGCAGATCCTTTTGAAACATTGATTTTCGATTTTGATTGGTTCTCctacaatattgtaatatagttattacagaatcaatttataaaaaaagctaattCATTCATCATAATCAGCTCAATTATTCTTACAATTATTTCATGATGTTTAGCGCGCACTAATACGCTAACGCTAATAATCGAAATACTTACAAAATCTGTTAAGAACAAAGTGGGCACAGCATCGTTCTTTAGCTTGCGCCGTTGATTTTGCAAACATTCAAATTGGGACGTATCAAAATGTCGGGAACAAATAGTGCTTGTGCGTTTAGGTACCCATTCTGATTTTCTCCCACAGCATTCAATCCACCTTAGCCTTAAAGCAGgattttttgtaaatctgaaatatacgtaatataatacatacatataaaaaaattacataatagaaAGGGTAACAAGattaacattacaaaaaagtgcgagtcggactcgcgcacgaaGGGTTCCGTAC
This genomic window contains:
- the LOC123705186 gene encoding THAP domain-containing protein 1 A-like, whose protein sequence is MPFCAVKSCRNKSNTSSIKKDGITFHLFTKNPALRLRWIECCGRKSEWVPKRTSTICSRHFDTSQFECLQNQRRKLKNDAVPTLFLTDFENQSKSKINVSKGSASDTAPDNIMMMECEVYVCIFTVCSFMLYTILIHLLHL